From one Bombyx mori chromosome 5, ASM3026992v2 genomic stretch:
- the LOC101746449 gene encoding aspartyl/asparaginyl beta-hydroxylase isoform X2, with amino-acid sequence MSGDVQPRKRKDKRKKKDEINVDEPRGTAAALGEGDVFLHSQHDHGTGGHWCAKIIFFSLLAVLVTLIGLIILENRGLTELEANSVESRYSGVLDGWIEDAPDDHHDEQTLDLKHHEDDHLEDNVQEDSEVEVERIEREVSDEELQQELSSNEVNAPVQKSEEKIDGGKPEDEVEDSVEDDEDEFLEPEDIEESPVVEHITAPAGKPLPELEDDISTEKPINSLTEEDEYEKQQEQLRLEKEQASHMWLKVVVGAALLVATHAVVRRATASRETDNIYEHMAREETPSLIDRRMTLILEEQHSEVPVEVPTDYSLPPVVEREVDEKNVGTQKSTPIKSQLNVDEEVEDTPAPEVIETQDEVDKELYSDEDELDEELIEEKIDTPKEVTPVETHKAEEQIADSEEDPDDVEIIDEELEEELIEEEEISDVDDAELLSRLEAKYGRLPEPDRPKQTKDGGDSLDDDWPGEPSESYWRQQLDQAEQDLRQGEWSAALGRVSAPSLQTSARARYVKARALDATAEARRDNRLLSQAIAAYIDLLKMNERLSDKKLIEVTDRTLERIKFRGTYLSAEPVYKLLIRRFPDNPNYRNNLTVSLLMANRADLAETVLKETLKRWPNDHVALAHLGFILKISYNRLEEAVDAFKKALEDQTGPANEPRFYYHYGDALLLLGRFNEAHEVHKRGAALGHFLSPNQRSLYNVERLKSKPWWNVENTPYTKLARALERSWRQILEEGESLRALYEKEKEGLKERGEWSQLDLFARGSEIPGRCKKAPVTCSIVRQEVAAAGCRRGQIKFSAMEAGTHVRPHVGPTNCRLRMHLGLSNTKDTYIRVDKETRQWQTGKVLLFDDSFEHEVWHNGTGTRLVLIVDVWHPDLTPTERRQLPAI; translated from the exons ATGTCAGGCGACGTACAACCAAGGAAACGTAAAGATAAACGGAAAAAGAAAG ATGAAATAAACGTAGACGAGCCTCGTGGTACTGCAGCAGCTCTAGGTGAAGGAGATGTCTTCCTACACTCTCAACATGATCATGGCACGGGTGGTCACTGGTGtgctaaaataattttcttctcTCTGCTAGCAGTCCTTGTAACACTTATTGGGTTGATCATCCTGGAAAATCGAGGTCTTACAGAGt TAGAGGCAAACTCAGTTGAGTCAAGATATTCAGGAGTCTTAGATGGTTGGATAGAAGATGCACCAGATGATCACCATGATGAACAAACATTGGATTTGAAGCATCAT GAAGATGACCATCTCGAAGACAATGTTCAAGAGGATTCCGAAGTGGAAGTGGAAAGAATCGAGAGAGAAGTGTCAGACGAAGAACTCCAACAGGAATTATCTTCAAACGAAGTAAACGCACCTGTCCAAAAAAGTGAAG aaaaaatcgaTGGCGGAAAACCTGAAGATGAAGTCGAGGACTCTGTAGAAGACGATGAAGATGAATTTTTAGAACCTGAAGATATCGAAGAATCGCCTGTAGTGGAACATATCACAGCACCCGCAGGGAAACCTTTGCCTGAG TTGGAGGATGACATTTCAACTGAAAAGCCGATCAACAGTTTGACCGAAGAAGACGAATATGAGAAGCAACAAGAACAACTGCGCCTTGAGAAGGAACAAGCGTCGCACA TGTGGCTGAAAGTGGTGGTCGGTGCAGCGTTACTGGTCGCCACGCACGCAGTCGTGCGGCGCGCCACTGCGTCACGCG AGACGGATAACATATACGAACATATGGCGAGAGAGGAAACACCATCTTTAATCGATAGACGAATGACTCTAATACTTGAAGAACAACATTCAG AGGTGCCGGTTGAGGTTCCAACAGACTATTCGTTACCTCCTGTCGTTGAAAGAGAGGTCGATGAGAAAAACGTTGGTACACAAAAATCCACACCAATTAAAAGTCAACTCAACGTAGATGAAGAGGTTGAAGACACGCCTGCTCCTGAG GTGATTGAAACACAAGACGAGGTAGATAAAGAGTTGTACAGCGATGAGGATGAACTTGACGAGGAATTGATTGAAGAAAAAATAGATACACCCAAAGAGGTTACACCCGTAGAAACGCACAAAGCTGAGGAACAAATCGCGGATTCCGAAGAAGATCCTGACGACGTCGAAATAATCGACGAAGAACTGGAAGAAGAATTGATTGAGGAAGAAGAAATATCCGATGTTGATGACGCAGAACTTTTGAGTAGGCTCGAAGCAAAATATGGCCGACTCCCAGAACCCGACCGACCGAAACAAACTA AAGATGGTGGGGACAGCCTAGATGACGATTGGCCGGGCGAACCTAGCGAGAGCTACTGGCGCCAGCAACTGGACCAAGCCGAACAGGACTTGAGACAG GGCGAGTGGAGCGCTGCGCTGGGTCGAGTCAGCGCGCCGAGCCTCCAGACCAGCGCCCGCGCTCGGTACGTAAAAGCGCGGGCACTGGACGCAACGGCCGAAGCTCGGCGCGACAATAGACTGCTTTCGCAAGCTATAGCCGCGTATATCGACCTACTCAAGATGAACGAGCGTCTCTCGGATAAGAAGTTAATCGAAGTTACTGACAGAACACTAGAAAGAATCAAATTCAGAg GAACATATCTGAGTGCTGAGCCTGTTTACAAACTATTGATTCGACGATTTCCGGACAATCCGAACTATCGAAATAATTTGACTGTTTCGTTATTAATGGCAAACAG GGCTGATCTAGCGGAAACCGTTTTAAAGGAAACTTTAAAGCGTTGGCCTAACGACCACGTCGCATTGGCTCATCTTGGCTTCATCCTGAAAATCAGTTATAACCGTTTAGAAGAAGCAGTAGATGCATTCAAGAAAGCTTTAGAGGATCAAACTGGGCCCGCTAACGAACCGCGTTTTTACTACCACTACGGCGACGCATTACTGTTATTAGGAAGGTTCAATGAGGCCCACGAAGTTCACAAACGCGGCGCAGCTCTAGGCCACTTCTTATCGCCGAATCAGCGTTCATTATACAACGTGGAGCGATTAAAAAGTAAACCCTGGTGGAACGTAGAAAACACACCCTACACAAAATTGGCACGTGCATTAGAACGCTCGTGGAGGCAAATTCTAGAAGAAGGTGAAAGCTTACGAGCGTTgtatgaaaaagaaaaagaggGTTTAAAAGAACGCGGAGAATGGTCACAATTGGATTTGTTCGCGCGCGGTTCTGAAATACCGGGAAGATGCAAAAAGGCTCCAGTGACTTGTTCTATAGTGCGGCAAGAAGTAGCCGCGGCCGGATGTCGTCGAGGACAGATCAAGTTCAGCGCAATGGAAGCGGGCACCCACGTCAGACCGCACGTGGGACCCACTAATTGTCGCCTGCGAATGCATTTAGGACTGAGCAACACCAAAGATACTTATATAAGAGTGGACAAAGAGACCAG GCAGTGGCAGACCGGCAAGGTGCTCTTGTTTGATGACAGCTTCGAACACGAGGTGTGGCACAATGGCACCGGTACTCGTCTAGTGCTCATTGTCGACGTGTGGCACCCGGACCTTACGCCTACCGAGAGGCGACAATTACCTGCTATTTAA
- the LOC101746312 gene encoding uncharacterized protein LOC101746312 — protein sequence MAVCGLRTVLLIVCILELIITIQRQVFDFLGYMWLPIITNFLNILLIIFGSFGAVQCITKYLIAYAVWSFMWMVWNIFLICYYLNLGTLNRESGLLSLGTGSVSWWESNGWGCQPEWGELDRPGLWRPTHVEGCHFQWYHVELGQSVLGAIFAATAIPLATILAIKSYKKKTKSDKGTISRRPVYTIELSPAETNVSESSLKPMTPRRVKRRSGSRGNSSSVRRSRRSYRNAGYSASTGSLPREPRSRPTSAHSSYSNFHGTRPVSYHVPRNEETVSEIVNNAYEPAPQVESVPIVVNRNNTIGRSSIKSSGYDVAGPYKEPKSVRTYDSKPLSNYDAKYDTNSARNYNTNVPTYDNIENVYDRGQMNTNYDGRIDTVGGCESPSYGYGDSEWPPPPAPPYSARATPQAPGPPAYQPVNDLYNMAP from the exons ATGGCCGTTTGTGGTCTTAGAACTGTATTACTCATCGTTTGTATACTTGAATTG ATAATTACTATTCAAAGACAGGTCTTTGATTTTTTAGGATACATGTGGCTGCCCATCATAactaattttcttaatattCTACTTATAATTTTCGGATCGTTTGGTGCAGTACAATGCATCACAAAGTACCTAATAGCG taTGCTGTATGGAGTTTTATGTGGATGGTGTGGAATATCTTCCTTATATGCTACTATCTAAACCTGGGCACTTTAAATAgg GAAAGTGGTTTATTATCATTGGGTACTGGTAGTGTTAGTTGGTGGGAAAGCAATGGATGGGGCTGTCAGCCAGAATGGGGAGAATTGGACAGACCTGGTCTATGGAGGCCGACTCATGTTGAAGGCTGCCACTTCCAATGGTATCATGTTGAATTGGGACAGTCTGTACTTGGTGCCATTTTTGCTGCCACTGCTATACCTCTTGCCACCATTTTAGCCATTAAGTCATACAAGAAAAAGACGAAATCAG ATAAAGGTACAATATCCCGCAGACCAGTTTATACAATAGAATTAAGTCCAGCTGAAACTAACGTAAGTGAAAGTAGTTTGAAACCAATGACACCCCGTCGAGTCAAGCGTCGATCGGGCTCCCGAGGTAATAGTTCGTCAGTTCGTAGGTCGCGACGGTCTTACAGGAATGCTGGTTATTCAGCTTCAACAGGATCCTTACCCCGTGAACCACGATCGAGACCAACATCTGCACATTCGTCATATTCGAATTTTCATGGAACACGCCCAGTTTCATACCATGTACCTCGTAATGAAGAAACTGTTTCGGAAATTGTTAACAACGCATATGAGCCTGCACCGCAAGTTGAATCAGTACCGATTGTCGTTAACAGAAACAATACTATAGGTCGGAGCAGCATAAAATCTTCCGGTTACGATGTGGCTGGGCCATATAAAGAGCCGAAATCGGTGCGAACGTACGATTCAAAACCTTTGAGTAATTACGACGCGAAATACGATACAAATTCGGCAAGAAATTATAATACCAACGTTCCCACTTATGACAACATCGAAAATGTTTATGACAGAGGTCAGATGAACACCAATTATGATGGAAGGATAGATACCGTTGGCGGTTGTGAGTCTCCTTCGTACGGATACGGCGACAGCGAATGGCCGCCCCCGCCCGCTCCCCCATACAGCGCGCGAGCCACGCCGCAGGCACCAGGTCCCCCGGCCTATCAACCTGTCAACGACCTATATAACATGGCACCATGA
- the LOC101736732 gene encoding metallo-beta-lactamase domain-containing protein 1 — translation MSEIIVLFDGFSNMSGKDQLDANCSCTLIKGMHNIIVDTMTAWDADKIKNALQQNQMIPEAINYVVSTHGHSDHVGNNNLFLNAKHIVGFSISFREKYFMHPFDKGEEYKINDSVKVIPTPGHTQSDVTVIATTRRGEAIAITGDLFERREDIENPSIWLEAGSEDPVQQMKNRSKVADSASWIVPGHGTKFRVTDEIRQILRKQAQDSS, via the exons ATGagtgaaattattgttttatttgatgGGTTCTCAAACATGAGTGGAAAAGATCAGTTAGATGCCAATTGCAGTTGTACTCTGATAAAAGGAatgcataatattattgttgacaCCATGACAGCTTGGGATGCGGATAAGATAAAAAAtg CCCTACAACAAAACCAAATGATACCTGAAGCAATAAACTATGTTGTGTCAACACATGGACATTCAGACCATGTAGGAAATAACAATCTCTTTTTAAATGCAAAACATATTGTTGGGTTCAGTATATCAtttagagaaaaatattttatgcacCCTTTTGATAAAG GTGAAGAATACAAAATTAATGATAGTGTGAAAGTGATACCAACCCCTGGACACACACAATCTGATGTCACAGTAATTGCAACAACTAGAAGAGGAGAAGCAATAGCTATTACTG gtgatttatttgaaagacgtgaagatattgaaaatcCTAGTATTTGGTTGGAAGCTGGAAGTGAAGACCCAGTACAGCAAATGAAGAACAGATCGAAAGTCGCAGATTCAGCAAGCTGGATTGTACCCGGTCATGGTACTAAATTTCGAGTGACTGATGAAATAAGACAAATATTAAGGAAACAAGCTCAAGATAGTTCATAG
- the LOC101746449 gene encoding aspartyl/asparaginyl beta-hydroxylase isoform X3 → MSGDVQPRKRKDKRKKKDEINVDEPRGTAAALGEGDVFLHSQHDHGTGGHWCAKIIFFSLLAVLVTLIGLIILENRGLTELEANSVESRYSGVLDGWIEDAPDDHHDEQTLDLKHHDDNGDDREDQSNELEEEFDESNHSAEDDQKEDGTHSDEEDTEKTSEEINNVDDEDNESEEQDIDELDEDVNEHEQSYDSNENDDDSENEDLQSADDDYQSTEQKYNYQWVEQKEEESQSIEELDDNNRSIEQNDEDKSFEQNDDVSKQDDQSGQTDEYEDKHDSAEYPEEESDEEDDHLEDNVQEDSEVEVERIEREVSDEELQQELSSNEVNAPVQKSEEKIDGGKPEDEVEDSVEDDEDEFLEPEDIEESPVVEHITAPAGKPLPELEDDISTEKPINSLTEEDEYEKQQEQLRLEKEQASHKDGGDSLDDDWPGEPSESYWRQQLDQAEQDLRQGEWSAALGRVSAPSLQTSARARYVKARALDATAEARRDNRLLSQAIAAYIDLLKMNERLSDKKLIEVTDRTLERIKFRGTYLSAEPVYKLLIRRFPDNPNYRNNLTVSLLMANRADLAETVLKETLKRWPNDHVALAHLGFILKISYNRLEEAVDAFKKALEDQTGPANEPRFYYHYGDALLLLGRFNEAHEVHKRGAALGHFLSPNQRSLYNVERLKSKPWWNVENTPYTKLARALERSWRQILEEGESLRALYEKEKEGLKERGEWSQLDLFARGSEIPGRCKKAPVTCSIVRQEVAAAGCRRGQIKFSAMEAGTHVRPHVGPTNCRLRMHLGLSNTKDTYIRVDKETRQWQTGKVLLFDDSFEHEVWHNGTGTRLVLIVDVWHPDLTPTERRQLPAI, encoded by the exons ATGTCAGGCGACGTACAACCAAGGAAACGTAAAGATAAACGGAAAAAGAAAG ATGAAATAAACGTAGACGAGCCTCGTGGTACTGCAGCAGCTCTAGGTGAAGGAGATGTCTTCCTACACTCTCAACATGATCATGGCACGGGTGGTCACTGGTGtgctaaaataattttcttctcTCTGCTAGCAGTCCTTGTAACACTTATTGGGTTGATCATCCTGGAAAATCGAGGTCTTACAGAGt TAGAGGCAAACTCAGTTGAGTCAAGATATTCAGGAGTCTTAGATGGTTGGATAGAAGATGCACCAGATGATCACCATGATGAACAAACATTGGATTTGAAGCATCAT GATGATAACGGTGATGATCGAGAAGACCAAAGTAATGAGCTAGAAGAAGAATTTGATGAAAGTAATCACAGTGCTGAAGACGATCAAAAGGAAGACGGCACGCATAGTGACGAAGAGGATACTGAAAAAACCAGTGAAGAAATCAACAATGTCGACGATGAAGACAATGAAAGTGAAGAGCAAGACATAGATGAACTTGATGAG GATGTAAATGAACACGAGCAGTCTTACGATAGCAACGAAAACGATGATGATAGCGAAAATGAAGATTTACAATCTGCTGATGACGATTATCAATCAACAGAACAAAAATACAACTATCAGTGGGTCGAACAGAAAGAAGAAGAATCACAATCGATTGAAGAACTCGATGATAATAATCGATCGATCGAACAAAATGACGAAGATAAATCATTTGAACAAAATGATGATGTATCCAAACAAGACGATCAAAGTGGACAAACAGACGAATATGAAGATAAACATGACAGTGCTGAATATCCTGAAGAAGAAAGCGATGAG GAAGATGACCATCTCGAAGACAATGTTCAAGAGGATTCCGAAGTGGAAGTGGAAAGAATCGAGAGAGAAGTGTCAGACGAAGAACTCCAACAGGAATTATCTTCAAACGAAGTAAACGCACCTGTCCAAAAAAGTGAAG aaaaaatcgaTGGCGGAAAACCTGAAGATGAAGTCGAGGACTCTGTAGAAGACGATGAAGATGAATTTTTAGAACCTGAAGATATCGAAGAATCGCCTGTAGTGGAACATATCACAGCACCCGCAGGGAAACCTTTGCCTGAG TTGGAGGATGACATTTCAACTGAAAAGCCGATCAACAGTTTGACCGAAGAAGACGAATATGAGAAGCAACAAGAACAACTGCGCCTTGAGAAGGAACAAGCGTCGCACA AAGATGGTGGGGACAGCCTAGATGACGATTGGCCGGGCGAACCTAGCGAGAGCTACTGGCGCCAGCAACTGGACCAAGCCGAACAGGACTTGAGACAG GGCGAGTGGAGCGCTGCGCTGGGTCGAGTCAGCGCGCCGAGCCTCCAGACCAGCGCCCGCGCTCGGTACGTAAAAGCGCGGGCACTGGACGCAACGGCCGAAGCTCGGCGCGACAATAGACTGCTTTCGCAAGCTATAGCCGCGTATATCGACCTACTCAAGATGAACGAGCGTCTCTCGGATAAGAAGTTAATCGAAGTTACTGACAGAACACTAGAAAGAATCAAATTCAGAg GAACATATCTGAGTGCTGAGCCTGTTTACAAACTATTGATTCGACGATTTCCGGACAATCCGAACTATCGAAATAATTTGACTGTTTCGTTATTAATGGCAAACAG GGCTGATCTAGCGGAAACCGTTTTAAAGGAAACTTTAAAGCGTTGGCCTAACGACCACGTCGCATTGGCTCATCTTGGCTTCATCCTGAAAATCAGTTATAACCGTTTAGAAGAAGCAGTAGATGCATTCAAGAAAGCTTTAGAGGATCAAACTGGGCCCGCTAACGAACCGCGTTTTTACTACCACTACGGCGACGCATTACTGTTATTAGGAAGGTTCAATGAGGCCCACGAAGTTCACAAACGCGGCGCAGCTCTAGGCCACTTCTTATCGCCGAATCAGCGTTCATTATACAACGTGGAGCGATTAAAAAGTAAACCCTGGTGGAACGTAGAAAACACACCCTACACAAAATTGGCACGTGCATTAGAACGCTCGTGGAGGCAAATTCTAGAAGAAGGTGAAAGCTTACGAGCGTTgtatgaaaaagaaaaagaggGTTTAAAAGAACGCGGAGAATGGTCACAATTGGATTTGTTCGCGCGCGGTTCTGAAATACCGGGAAGATGCAAAAAGGCTCCAGTGACTTGTTCTATAGTGCGGCAAGAAGTAGCCGCGGCCGGATGTCGTCGAGGACAGATCAAGTTCAGCGCAATGGAAGCGGGCACCCACGTCAGACCGCACGTGGGACCCACTAATTGTCGCCTGCGAATGCATTTAGGACTGAGCAACACCAAAGATACTTATATAAGAGTGGACAAAGAGACCAG GCAGTGGCAGACCGGCAAGGTGCTCTTGTTTGATGACAGCTTCGAACACGAGGTGTGGCACAATGGCACCGGTACTCGTCTAGTGCTCATTGTCGACGTGTGGCACCCGGACCTTACGCCTACCGAGAGGCGACAATTACCTGCTATTTAA
- the LOC101746449 gene encoding aspartyl/asparaginyl beta-hydroxylase isoform X1 — protein sequence MSGDVQPRKRKDKRKKKDEINVDEPRGTAAALGEGDVFLHSQHDHGTGGHWCAKIIFFSLLAVLVTLIGLIILENRGLTELEANSVESRYSGVLDGWIEDAPDDHHDEQTLDLKHHDDNGDDREDQSNELEEEFDESNHSAEDDQKEDGTHSDEEDTEKTSEEINNVDDEDNESEEQDIDELDEDVNEHEQSYDSNENDDDSENEDLQSADDDYQSTEQKYNYQWVEQKEEESQSIEELDDNNRSIEQNDEDKSFEQNDDVSKQDDQSGQTDEYEDKHDSAEYPEEESDEEDDHLEDNVQEDSEVEVERIEREVSDEELQQELSSNEVNAPVQKSEEKIDGGKPEDEVEDSVEDDEDEFLEPEDIEESPVVEHITAPAGKPLPELEDDISTEKPINSLTEEDEYEKQQEQLRLEKEQASHMWLKVVVGAALLVATHAVVRRATASRETDNIYEHMAREETPSLIDRRMTLILEEQHSEVPVEVPTDYSLPPVVEREVDEKNVGTQKSTPIKSQLNVDEEVEDTPAPEVIETQDEVDKELYSDEDELDEELIEEKIDTPKEVTPVETHKAEEQIADSEEDPDDVEIIDEELEEELIEEEEISDVDDAELLSRLEAKYGRLPEPDRPKQTKDGGDSLDDDWPGEPSESYWRQQLDQAEQDLRQGEWSAALGRVSAPSLQTSARARYVKARALDATAEARRDNRLLSQAIAAYIDLLKMNERLSDKKLIEVTDRTLERIKFRGTYLSAEPVYKLLIRRFPDNPNYRNNLTVSLLMANRADLAETVLKETLKRWPNDHVALAHLGFILKISYNRLEEAVDAFKKALEDQTGPANEPRFYYHYGDALLLLGRFNEAHEVHKRGAALGHFLSPNQRSLYNVERLKSKPWWNVENTPYTKLARALERSWRQILEEGESLRALYEKEKEGLKERGEWSQLDLFARGSEIPGRCKKAPVTCSIVRQEVAAAGCRRGQIKFSAMEAGTHVRPHVGPTNCRLRMHLGLSNTKDTYIRVDKETRQWQTGKVLLFDDSFEHEVWHNGTGTRLVLIVDVWHPDLTPTERRQLPAI from the exons ATGTCAGGCGACGTACAACCAAGGAAACGTAAAGATAAACGGAAAAAGAAAG ATGAAATAAACGTAGACGAGCCTCGTGGTACTGCAGCAGCTCTAGGTGAAGGAGATGTCTTCCTACACTCTCAACATGATCATGGCACGGGTGGTCACTGGTGtgctaaaataattttcttctcTCTGCTAGCAGTCCTTGTAACACTTATTGGGTTGATCATCCTGGAAAATCGAGGTCTTACAGAGt TAGAGGCAAACTCAGTTGAGTCAAGATATTCAGGAGTCTTAGATGGTTGGATAGAAGATGCACCAGATGATCACCATGATGAACAAACATTGGATTTGAAGCATCAT GATGATAACGGTGATGATCGAGAAGACCAAAGTAATGAGCTAGAAGAAGAATTTGATGAAAGTAATCACAGTGCTGAAGACGATCAAAAGGAAGACGGCACGCATAGTGACGAAGAGGATACTGAAAAAACCAGTGAAGAAATCAACAATGTCGACGATGAAGACAATGAAAGTGAAGAGCAAGACATAGATGAACTTGATGAG GATGTAAATGAACACGAGCAGTCTTACGATAGCAACGAAAACGATGATGATAGCGAAAATGAAGATTTACAATCTGCTGATGACGATTATCAATCAACAGAACAAAAATACAACTATCAGTGGGTCGAACAGAAAGAAGAAGAATCACAATCGATTGAAGAACTCGATGATAATAATCGATCGATCGAACAAAATGACGAAGATAAATCATTTGAACAAAATGATGATGTATCCAAACAAGACGATCAAAGTGGACAAACAGACGAATATGAAGATAAACATGACAGTGCTGAATATCCTGAAGAAGAAAGCGATGAG GAAGATGACCATCTCGAAGACAATGTTCAAGAGGATTCCGAAGTGGAAGTGGAAAGAATCGAGAGAGAAGTGTCAGACGAAGAACTCCAACAGGAATTATCTTCAAACGAAGTAAACGCACCTGTCCAAAAAAGTGAAG aaaaaatcgaTGGCGGAAAACCTGAAGATGAAGTCGAGGACTCTGTAGAAGACGATGAAGATGAATTTTTAGAACCTGAAGATATCGAAGAATCGCCTGTAGTGGAACATATCACAGCACCCGCAGGGAAACCTTTGCCTGAG TTGGAGGATGACATTTCAACTGAAAAGCCGATCAACAGTTTGACCGAAGAAGACGAATATGAGAAGCAACAAGAACAACTGCGCCTTGAGAAGGAACAAGCGTCGCACA TGTGGCTGAAAGTGGTGGTCGGTGCAGCGTTACTGGTCGCCACGCACGCAGTCGTGCGGCGCGCCACTGCGTCACGCG AGACGGATAACATATACGAACATATGGCGAGAGAGGAAACACCATCTTTAATCGATAGACGAATGACTCTAATACTTGAAGAACAACATTCAG AGGTGCCGGTTGAGGTTCCAACAGACTATTCGTTACCTCCTGTCGTTGAAAGAGAGGTCGATGAGAAAAACGTTGGTACACAAAAATCCACACCAATTAAAAGTCAACTCAACGTAGATGAAGAGGTTGAAGACACGCCTGCTCCTGAG GTGATTGAAACACAAGACGAGGTAGATAAAGAGTTGTACAGCGATGAGGATGAACTTGACGAGGAATTGATTGAAGAAAAAATAGATACACCCAAAGAGGTTACACCCGTAGAAACGCACAAAGCTGAGGAACAAATCGCGGATTCCGAAGAAGATCCTGACGACGTCGAAATAATCGACGAAGAACTGGAAGAAGAATTGATTGAGGAAGAAGAAATATCCGATGTTGATGACGCAGAACTTTTGAGTAGGCTCGAAGCAAAATATGGCCGACTCCCAGAACCCGACCGACCGAAACAAACTA AAGATGGTGGGGACAGCCTAGATGACGATTGGCCGGGCGAACCTAGCGAGAGCTACTGGCGCCAGCAACTGGACCAAGCCGAACAGGACTTGAGACAG GGCGAGTGGAGCGCTGCGCTGGGTCGAGTCAGCGCGCCGAGCCTCCAGACCAGCGCCCGCGCTCGGTACGTAAAAGCGCGGGCACTGGACGCAACGGCCGAAGCTCGGCGCGACAATAGACTGCTTTCGCAAGCTATAGCCGCGTATATCGACCTACTCAAGATGAACGAGCGTCTCTCGGATAAGAAGTTAATCGAAGTTACTGACAGAACACTAGAAAGAATCAAATTCAGAg GAACATATCTGAGTGCTGAGCCTGTTTACAAACTATTGATTCGACGATTTCCGGACAATCCGAACTATCGAAATAATTTGACTGTTTCGTTATTAATGGCAAACAG GGCTGATCTAGCGGAAACCGTTTTAAAGGAAACTTTAAAGCGTTGGCCTAACGACCACGTCGCATTGGCTCATCTTGGCTTCATCCTGAAAATCAGTTATAACCGTTTAGAAGAAGCAGTAGATGCATTCAAGAAAGCTTTAGAGGATCAAACTGGGCCCGCTAACGAACCGCGTTTTTACTACCACTACGGCGACGCATTACTGTTATTAGGAAGGTTCAATGAGGCCCACGAAGTTCACAAACGCGGCGCAGCTCTAGGCCACTTCTTATCGCCGAATCAGCGTTCATTATACAACGTGGAGCGATTAAAAAGTAAACCCTGGTGGAACGTAGAAAACACACCCTACACAAAATTGGCACGTGCATTAGAACGCTCGTGGAGGCAAATTCTAGAAGAAGGTGAAAGCTTACGAGCGTTgtatgaaaaagaaaaagaggGTTTAAAAGAACGCGGAGAATGGTCACAATTGGATTTGTTCGCGCGCGGTTCTGAAATACCGGGAAGATGCAAAAAGGCTCCAGTGACTTGTTCTATAGTGCGGCAAGAAGTAGCCGCGGCCGGATGTCGTCGAGGACAGATCAAGTTCAGCGCAATGGAAGCGGGCACCCACGTCAGACCGCACGTGGGACCCACTAATTGTCGCCTGCGAATGCATTTAGGACTGAGCAACACCAAAGATACTTATATAAGAGTGGACAAAGAGACCAG GCAGTGGCAGACCGGCAAGGTGCTCTTGTTTGATGACAGCTTCGAACACGAGGTGTGGCACAATGGCACCGGTACTCGTCTAGTGCTCATTGTCGACGTGTGGCACCCGGACCTTACGCCTACCGAGAGGCGACAATTACCTGCTATTTAA